The DNA region GGATGCTTTTTGGTAATCAAACGATACCTGCAATTGGATGCTACAAACTGCCCAGAGCAAAAATCTCTCTTCCCCAGCGACCTTGTACATCTTAATGGCTGTCTGgcccaaaataaaatggatGGATTTAGGAAAGGTTACCTtacatttataattaaaaaatgaggAGGCCGTTGAACCTCGCAAGTTGGGGTGTAAGGGTTAggggaaaagagagagaaagaaaggaacCAACCTGTTGCTGCTTCACGAAAGAGTATTCCCGAACGTAACAATTGAAGAGCCCCATCATTAGGTCCAAATTGTTGGGGAACTTCCCACAGGCATGCTCATAGCAGCTAGTGGCCAAATCCACTGATaggaatgaatgaatgaatgagtGGATGGCAAAGTTAAAAAGGATGAGCATAAGCAGGACAGTAGGCGACATTCATTCCAAATACGGGGATGAACTCACAGTGATTAAGCCGCTCGAAGACTATCTGCAGTGTACTGAGAGTGAGATCATCCACCAATACAGAGTCATCGGAGTAGAGCAGTTCTTTAGCATTCAAGCACGCAGTCGATGCCTCGTCCGATTTTCCCATTCTCTCCAAAATGAGAGCTTTGAGCGCctgcaaaaataaataaataaataaataaaaaatgcatcATCATCAACTGAAATTCAGCTCCTTTCAAGTTGGAAAGGAATAAAAGCTCAATGAAAAGGGTGCGCGTTCCCGTCGGGTAGGGTAAGGGAGGGTGTCTCAGGAAATGGATATCATATTAGCAAGTGGGACGTGCCATTGCGTTCCCGTCGGGAGGGAGCTGGAAATAAAGGAGGATCTTTATGCTGTCTAGTCTTACAAGAATGTAAGGGGAAGTGGGGTACTTCCCCAGGAGGGAGGTGACGTGCTTGAGGGCGTTCTTGAATTGGCGAGAATCGATGGCGTCCCAAATCGGCCGCACCCGCCGCTCCGGTATCCCACCGGCCAGCCCGAACTTCGAAGCCATAGGTATCAGCTGCCCGGTTTTGAATGAGAGGTTCAAAAGGTAGAGCGCTTCACTTCAATGTGTCCTCCTCCTCTCGTCACTGCGCTGCTCCTCGTTTTTCAGAGTCCCACAGCTAAACTTCACTGCACTACCCCGCCCCGCCCTGCCCTGCCCTTTGTTTCTGTCAGTGATGTCTACTAGTCGGGGAGTTGGGGGGGGGGAGACCGACGACGGTAAACGGAACGGGAACAAGTCTGAGGCAAACGCAAACCTAACCTAGCAGACTGTTTGGATGCAGGAGCCATTCTGTCCCTGACTAACTCGgcttttctttattatattacttactattatattattaattaattaattaattaattaatataggtGCTGGGCTCAGTGGGCTTCGGCCCAGGTAAGAAAAGCCCATGACTCTATCCATCTGTCCGTCCATCCAAATCCAAATCCAAATCCAAAtctaaatctaataaaaagaCCTTGACCTTTCACTTTTAATCAAAGACAGGAGGAAGAGAGTAAAATGTAAAACAAAACCGGACCGGACGTTCCCATCCCATCCCATCCCATCCCATCTGATATCTCCACGCAAAGGCAGGGGAAAGAAGCGTAGACTAGACTCTTTGTTGTCTGTCTTCCCTTCCCTCGATCAACGAGAAGCCCTCCGACGACACGTCGCAGCGCCTCCTCCTGCGGACCACCTCTTCCCTCCCCTTACCATAGCATGAATGATCCCTCCTCCTAGTCCTCCGTGGTCGTCGTCATCATCTCACTTTCACTGCCTTCAGATTGATGGAtcgattgattgattgattgatttccCATCAGTCAGTCAGTCAGTCAGTCAAGTCCACCTCTTCCTCTGCTTTCTCGAGGCTCGGCCCCGCTCCGCTTGAGCTCCCTCCGCCAACGCCAACCCCAACCCCAACCCCAAGATGATGGGCGCCGAGAACCAGGGTTTCGAGGAAGCACACCTCTACGCTTCCAAGGAAGAGATGGAGTCTCTCGTCCTCGATGAGCCCCCGTCTCCCAACGCCAACGGCAACGGAAACGCCAACAGCAAATCCTTCTCCAATTACCGCAGCGCCATGTCCTCCCTCCCCGATTCCCACCACCCTCTCTCCGCTTCCGCTTCCACTTCCGCTTCCACTTCCGCCCTGGCGATCCCTGCCGACTCAGATCCATTGCTCGCCCCCCCTCCCTATCCCGAGGAGCTCCATAGCCCTACCTCCCACGACAACTCCTCCTACATCGAGCCCCCCTCCTACGCCGACGTAATCTTCAGCCCTTTCGATGGGGAAGACATCAACGGCCTGGAGAGCCCTAGCAGGACCTCCGACATTACTCCCGCGAGCTTCTCTCGATCTTCGTCCTCCACCGGCGAGTACATCAGAATCACCGTCTCCAACCCCCAGAAGGAGCAGGAGACCTCCAATTCCATCGTCCCTGGGGGTAACACGTACGTCACCTATCTGATCACTACTAGGACCAACATACCCGAGTTCGAGGCCACCGAATTTAGTGTCAGGAGGCGATTTAGAGATGTGGTCACGCTATCCGATAGGTTGGCAGAGTCGTACAGGGGATTCTTCGTCCCGCCGCGCCCTGATAAGAATGTCGTGGAGAGTCAGGTGATGCAAAAGCAGGAATTCGTGGAGCAGAGAAGGGTGGCGCTGGAGAAGTACTTGATGAGATTATCGGAGCATCCCATGATTCTGAAGAGCGATGAATTCAAAGTGTTTCTGCAGGTTCAGGGTAAATTACCGCTCCCAACGAGCACAGATGTTGCTTCGAGGATGCTCGATGGAGCAGTCAAGCTTCCAAAGCAGCTGCTGGGGGAGACCGTGGTGGCACCCCATGAGGTCGTGCAGCCGGCTAAAGGGGGGAGAGATCTGCTGAGACTGTTCAAGGAGCTCAAGCAATCGGTGGTTAATGATTGGAGCGGTTCAAAACCACCCCTTGTCGAAGAGGATAAGGAGTTCCTGGAGAGGAAGGATAGGGTGCACGATCTGGAGCAGCAACTCAGCAACTCTTCTCAACAGGTTGGTGATCTGCAGTTGACTTCTCTGAGCAATAATCAGCATATGCGTGTTCGGGTTTTTTCATGGCTTTGTgcttttaacttttaacttttaCCTTCTTCTGTGCTGATCATGGTTTGGCCTTGTTGTCTTGTCACTTGTAAATTGTGCTCAGGCTGAATCACTTGTTAAGGCTCAGCAAGACATGGGAGAAACGATGGGAGAGTTGGGTTTAGCTTTCATCAAGTTGACTAAGTTCGAAAATGAGGAGGCAGTATTCAATTCTCAGAGGGCGAGGGCAGTGGACATGAAGAATTTTGCCACTGCTGCTGTTAAAGCGAGCAGATTTTATCGGGAATTGAATTTGCATATGGTTAAGCACTTGGTAATTGCTCTACCATTAATAAGTTTGCGCTATCTAGATGAAAACCCAGccatgaaatgaaatgagcTAGCTAATTGGAGATTCTATATCGATGTTCCTTCTTCCAAttgtcgttttttttttttttcgggtccATCATGGAACAATTTAGATGTTGTTCAGTTTTCCAACTGAAGCTGACTTTGTTGACTTTACGCCATGATGCTTGTGACTTAGATATCATGGAATCATGATCAGTTCCTGTTGTGAATATGTACATTTCAGGATACGCTCCACGAGTACTTGGGGCTCATGCTTGCTGTTCACAGTGCCTTTTCGGATCGCTCTAGTGCCTTGTTGACCGTCCAGACTCTTTTGACAGAATTATCTTCACTACAATCAAGGTCAGAAAAACTGGAAGCAGCTTCATCGAAGATATTTGGTGGTGACAAGACGAGAATTCGCAAGATGGAGGAGTTAAAAGAAACTTTAAGAGTCACCGAGGATGCTAAAAATGTGGCGATCAGAGAATATGAACGCATCAAGGTAGTTCATGGTTACCTAGAATGTGGAGTCTTGAAATTTACAGATCGTAAAAAAGTATGTGGAGGTTTGATCATGTGCACTGTAATTATTCCGTATCCTTGCTTCTGGTGTATTTTCATGCATGCTGGCTTATTCTCGAAGTTTTCGATATCTTGTCTAGACAAAATGACCTCTCTATTTCGGATTCTTCTGCCAGTTTCACCAAGGGTACAGTGGCATCTTCTGATACTACTACATGAGCTGAAAATTGAGCAAAAGCATATTATCATTGTGGGTTTCGCACTTTCACTCATAGCTGCCTTCACGTTAACATATTTACTGCAGGAAAATAATAGGACTGAACTTGAAAGGCTCGACAAGGAAAGGCACGCTGACTTTTTGAATATGTTGAAGGGATTTGTGGTTAACCAGGTACTCTCTCTTCTCATATGGATGCACTATTGTATGATGTGTTGCTCTACTCTCAAGGATTGCCACATATTCTGTGTAAGCACTCATCAGTGAAGCTGGATGTGTTTTTTTGTATTAGTTGAGATTAGTGTTGATTTTACGTTTGCGTGTGAAAGATGAGTTGCTTGTGCAAAGCCTGCCCATGGGTGCCTCACATGCCACCCTAACTGAAGTAAAATGATGCCGCTGTGGATAGATATGTTCATTCGCTAACGATAACGTGCTGTACCTAACAGGTGGGATATGCTGAAAAGATTGCAAATGTTTGGGGGAAGGTCGCAGAGGAGACAAGTGGGTATGTGAAAGAGAGCATCTGAACTGTAAATTCGATCTTAAAACCTTTTCACCCTCTTTACTTGTAATTCTATTCGTGTACTCCTTAGGGATCTGCTCAGGACATTTTGTCATTAATAATGTTTAACACTAGAAATTTAGGCATCCTCTTTTCTGAGAAACGGAACAAAGAAATGGAGATGAAAATTTGTATTTGCAACAAAGGCTGTTACATGAACCTGGCGCTCATTGAAGTTGAGTTGGTATATGTATACATTTTTTGATGTTTTGGGACAGTCAGTTATGTGGATTTAAACTGCATTGGTCACTTGAGATGGTGGCCTTGTTTGAGTTGCCAGAGCTCCTCTTTTCTTGTGGCTTGGTTAGTAAATTGCTCCTGTTCATGTCAATTAGGATAATTTTCCTACTGATAGTAACTTGAGGGAAAGCCGGGGATACAGTTAATTCTGTTGGGCTATAAGATAAGGTTCTTGATTGAGAGGATTACTACTGCTGCTTATACTGACTTGAGAACAAAAAGTGGGGAGGTTCAAATGGAATTCAAGACTCTGATataaggggggggggggggggggggggggggggggggggggggggcaatTTTAGGTGTGGAATCTGATGTAATATTTGGTGGGGATGTGAATGGAGGAGAGAAGGCTGGAATGTCATGGGAAGAACTGCATGTAGGTAGGGGTTATCCATTTGCTAGTAGTTGCTTGTTGCTTGTTGAGCCTGTAGCGTGCCACAGGGATTGCCACATATTCTGCGTAAGCATTCATCGGTGTAGCATGATGTGTATGGAACTGGATTTGTCATGAATGATTGTGAACAGGCTCCTGAGTTCGAATCTATGCAGCATGATGTTATAGAATTGTATTGTACTCTACTGTACTGTGTTATAGGAGCTAGCCATCTAATCGTGTTACTTCTGATTTCTGAATTCTCATATGCACGTGAAGCTAAGCGAGTAGAGCATTGAT from Punica granatum isolate Tunisia-2019 chromosome 3, ASM765513v2, whole genome shotgun sequence includes:
- the LOC116201183 gene encoding sorting nexin 2B, with the protein product MMGAENQGFEEAHLYASKEEMESLVLDEPPSPNANGNGNANSKSFSNYRSAMSSLPDSHHPLSASASTSASTSALAIPADSDPLLAPPPYPEELHSPTSHDNSSYIEPPSYADVIFSPFDGEDINGLESPSRTSDITPASFSRSSSSTGEYIRITVSNPQKEQETSNSIVPGGNTYVTYLITTRTNIPEFEATEFSVRRRFRDVVTLSDRLAESYRGFFVPPRPDKNVVESQVMQKQEFVEQRRVALEKYLMRLSEHPMILKSDEFKVFLQVQGKLPLPTSTDVASRMLDGAVKLPKQLLGETVVAPHEVVQPAKGGRDLLRLFKELKQSVVNDWSGSKPPLVEEDKEFLERKDRVHDLEQQLSNSSQQAESLVKAQQDMGETMGELGLAFIKLTKFENEEAVFNSQRARAVDMKNFATAAVKASRFYRELNLHMVKHLDTLHEYLGLMLAVHSAFSDRSSALLTVQTLLTELSSLQSRSEKLEAASSKIFGGDKTRIRKMEELKETLRVTEDAKNVAIREYERIKENNRTELERLDKERHADFLNMLKGFVVNQVGYAEKIANVWGKVAEETSGYVKESI